A section of the Trichomycterus rosablanca isolate fTriRos1 chromosome 6, fTriRos1.hap1, whole genome shotgun sequence genome encodes:
- the ddit3 gene encoding DNA damage-inducible transcript 3 protein produces MTAEWMYPPGVAPLCGAELEAWYEDLQDILGSDAGGAKHTRPLPCTEKETEFLDVLESCSLTWLTEGQVWGEGVQRVMDEPPPPPLLLSQPTAQEERRGGGEAASSSPGDLLPPEFFELLSEGGVGLVETGAVMVTSGYHHHHPPNPPPASPSVSEEELPTVPDTSSPCSSSSSSFSSSQSPSLNCSPPSSPPLSPPSAPVSARLGKRKRGSAPNSPFSGKKSRKEREQENERKVQELTDQNERLKAEIERLGEEVQRTRRALIERLVNTRK; encoded by the exons ATGACTGCGGAGTGGATGTACCCCCCCGGCGTGGCGCCGCTGTGTGGTGCAGAGTTGGAGGCGTGGTATGAAGACTTGCAAGATATACTGGGATCCGACGCAGGTGGGGCCAAGCACACACGCCCCCTGCCCTGCACTGAG AAAGAGACAGAGTTTCTGGATGTCCTGGAAAGCTGCTCCCTCACCTGGCTGACGGAGGGGCAGGTGTGGGGGGAGGGGGTGCAGCGCGTGATGGATGAACCTCCACCACCTCCGCTGCTCCTCAGCCAGCCCACGGCCCAGGAGGAGCGACGTGGTGGAGGAGAGGCAGCAAGCTCCAGCCCTGGAGACCTGCTGCCCCCAGAGTTTTTCGAGCTGCTGAGTGAGGGTGGAGTCGGCCTGGTGGAGACAGGGGCAGTTATGGTCACCAGTGgctaccaccaccatcaccCCCCAAACCCTCCACCTGCCTCCCCGTCAGTCAGCGAGGAAGAGCTGCCAACCGTCCCAGACACGTCGTCGCCTTGCTCCTCGAGCTCCTCATCCTTCTCATCCTCGCAGTCGCCTTCCCTCAACTGCTCGCCTCCTTCCTCCCCACCTCTCTCCCCTCCATCGGCCCCTGTCTCCGCACGTCTGGGCAAGAGGAAGAGAGGGAGTGCTCCCAACTCGCCTTTCTCAGGGAAGAAGAGTAGGAAGGAGCGGGAGCAGGAGAACGAGAGGAAGGTGCAGGAGCTGACTGACCAGAATGAAAGGCTCAAGGCCGAGATCGAGAGGCTCGGTGAGGAGGTCCAGCGGACACGGCGTGCACTTATCGAGAGGCTCGTCAACACTAGGAAGTAA